From Streptomyces sp. NBC_01754, a single genomic window includes:
- a CDS encoding SCO2583 family membrane protein translates to MTGRGEPPEGPPENPPGGEDEYRSLVFDESFIRAARLQEFSAQERMGEPARAVRSVGALTVRSTRRRSRAAVILVLLITLAFVTAVYIGFRSPYPKPVGRHAEPLRTTLVPLAPRAAVPGGTPKALFSGGPAAQFSTGASGINLPPVRRTENFSNSQVTAALTTVKDYLVASSIDPDVLAGRMVRPVERLLDPDQAGQFDRSVSEPADDGEHAATGWLVRFDPADVELADTGIRVQGTLSYAETGSDTLEVVSDHTFTYALRPAGAGPHDDASLFTVRRELHFVVDREDIRLRRLEVRSAYVQAGPQSCSADATGVLRPLLAGERADAGGPGGTDPYATGPPKAELCGTLAVSSPSPTPPPGPDAATSPQGRP, encoded by the coding sequence ATGACAGGCCGCGGAGAACCGCCGGAAGGGCCCCCGGAGAATCCGCCGGGAGGCGAGGACGAGTACCGCTCACTCGTCTTCGACGAATCGTTCATTCGCGCTGCCCGGCTACAGGAGTTCTCCGCGCAGGAACGGATGGGCGAACCGGCCCGCGCCGTGCGCTCCGTGGGTGCCCTCACCGTCCGGAGCACCCGGCGGCGCTCCAGGGCCGCCGTCATCCTCGTCCTGCTGATCACCCTGGCCTTCGTCACTGCCGTGTACATCGGCTTCCGCAGCCCCTATCCGAAGCCCGTAGGCCGGCACGCCGAGCCGCTGCGGACCACCCTGGTCCCCCTGGCTCCCCGGGCCGCCGTGCCCGGGGGCACACCGAAAGCCCTGTTCTCCGGCGGCCCGGCCGCGCAGTTCTCGACCGGTGCCTCCGGCATCAACCTGCCGCCGGTCCGGCGGACCGAGAACTTCTCGAACAGCCAGGTCACCGCCGCTCTGACCACGGTCAAGGACTACCTGGTGGCGTCCTCGATCGACCCCGACGTCCTCGCCGGCCGGATGGTCCGGCCGGTGGAACGGCTCCTCGACCCCGACCAGGCCGGACAGTTCGACCGGAGTGTGAGCGAACCGGCGGACGACGGGGAGCACGCCGCGACCGGCTGGCTGGTGCGTTTCGACCCGGCCGACGTGGAACTGGCCGACACCGGCATCCGGGTCCAGGGCACCCTGTCCTACGCGGAGACGGGGTCGGACACCCTGGAAGTGGTGTCCGACCACACCTTCACGTACGCGCTGCGCCCGGCGGGTGCCGGCCCGCACGACGACGCCTCGCTGTTCACCGTCCGGCGTGAGCTGCACTTCGTCGTCGACCGGGAGGACATCAGGCTGCGCCGGCTGGAGGTGCGCAGCGCCTACGTCCAGGCCGGCCCGCAGTCCTGCTCGGCCGACGCCACGGGCGTCCTGCGGCCGCTGCTCGCCGGGGAGCGCGCGGACGCGGGAGGACCGGGCGGGACCGACCCGTACGCCACCGGGCCGCCCAAGGCGGAACTGTGCGGGACCCTGGCGGTCAGCTCTCCGTCCCCGACCCCTCCTCCGGGCCCGGACGCCGCCACGTCCCCTCAGGGCCGTCCGTAG
- the nadD gene encoding nicotinate-nucleotide adenylyltransferase: MGEQEVPTGGGKRRLGVMGGTFDPIHHGHLVAASEVAAQFHLDEVVFVPTGQPWQKSHKTVSPAEDRYLMTVIATASNPQFSVSRSDIDRAGPTYTIDTLRDLRDLHGDADLFFITGADALSQILTWRDAEELFSLSHFIGVTRPGHLLTDDGLPKGGVSLVEVPALAISSSDCRARVAQGEPVWYLVPDGVVRYIDKRQLYRGE; encoded by the coding sequence ATGGGAGAGCAGGAAGTGCCTACCGGCGGTGGCAAGCGCAGACTCGGCGTGATGGGCGGGACGTTCGACCCGATCCACCATGGACACCTGGTGGCGGCCAGCGAAGTGGCCGCCCAGTTCCACCTCGACGAGGTCGTCTTCGTCCCGACCGGGCAGCCGTGGCAGAAGAGCCACAAGACGGTGTCCCCGGCGGAGGACCGCTACCTGATGACGGTCATCGCCACGGCGTCCAACCCGCAGTTCTCGGTGAGCCGGAGCGACATCGACCGCGCCGGGCCCACGTACACGATCGATACACTGCGGGACCTGCGCGACCTGCACGGCGACGCGGACCTCTTCTTCATCACCGGCGCCGACGCGCTCTCCCAGATCCTCACCTGGCGGGACGCCGAGGAGCTGTTCTCGCTCTCCCACTTCATCGGTGTGACCCGGCCGGGACACCTGCTGACGGACGACGGGCTGCCGAAGGGCGGGGTCTCACTCGTCGAGGTACCCGCGCTGGCGATCTCGTCCTCGGACTGCCGAGCCAGGGTCGCGCAGGGGGAGCCGGTCTGGTATCTGGTGCCGGACGGTGTGGTCCGCTACATCGACAAGCGCCAGTTGTACCGCGGCGAATGA
- a CDS encoding M48 family metallopeptidase → MTDNSHESVPSRQRRRYPGISSRAYEHPADRSALVALRKLSGFDTVFKALSGLLPERSLRLLFLSDSVRVSDAQFAHLNDMLRDACYILDLEKVPPMYVNQDPQPNAMCIGLDEPIIVVTTGLVELLDEEEMRAVVGHEVGHALSGHAVYRTILLFLTNLALKVAWIPLGNVAVMGIVMALREWFRKSELSADRAGLLVGQDLKASMRGLMKIAGGNHLHEMNVDAFLAQAEEYEKAGDLRDSVLKILNVLPRSHPFTTVRAAELKKWSETRDYQRIVDGHYPKRGEDNDASVTDSFRESAAHYADTVRTSTDPLMKLVGDIAGGAGDLGGKLRDKFTGAAGGNGGATRKGGKATDATDGPEGTWRRPGPEEGSGTES, encoded by the coding sequence ATGACCGACAACAGTCACGAGAGCGTGCCGAGCAGGCAGCGCAGGCGCTATCCGGGAATCTCCTCCCGGGCCTACGAGCACCCGGCGGACCGTTCGGCCCTCGTGGCCCTGCGCAAGCTGAGCGGTTTCGACACCGTGTTCAAGGCCCTCAGCGGGCTGCTGCCCGAGCGCAGTCTGCGTCTGCTCTTCCTGTCGGACTCCGTCCGGGTGAGCGACGCCCAGTTCGCGCACCTGAACGACATGCTGCGCGACGCCTGTTACATCCTGGACCTGGAGAAGGTCCCGCCGATGTACGTCAACCAGGACCCGCAGCCCAACGCGATGTGCATCGGCCTCGACGAGCCGATCATCGTGGTGACCACCGGGCTCGTCGAGCTGCTCGACGAGGAGGAGATGCGGGCCGTCGTGGGCCACGAGGTGGGCCACGCGCTCTCCGGGCACGCGGTGTACCGGACGATACTGCTCTTCCTCACCAACCTCGCTCTGAAGGTGGCGTGGATCCCGCTCGGCAACGTCGCCGTCATGGGGATAGTGATGGCGCTGCGCGAGTGGTTCCGCAAGTCGGAGCTGTCTGCGGACCGGGCGGGGCTGCTGGTCGGCCAGGACCTGAAGGCCTCGATGCGCGGCCTGATGAAGATCGCTGGAGGCAACCACCTGCACGAGATGAACGTGGACGCCTTCCTCGCCCAGGCCGAGGAGTACGAGAAGGCCGGCGACCTCCGGGACTCCGTGCTCAAGATCCTCAACGTGCTGCCCCGGTCGCACCCGTTCACCACGGTGCGGGCGGCGGAGTTGAAGAAGTGGTCCGAGACCCGGGACTACCAGCGCATCGTGGACGGCCACTACCCGAAGCGCGGCGAGGACAACGACGCCTCGGTGACGGACTCCTTCCGGGAGTCCGCCGCCCACTACGCCGACACGGTGCGCACCAGCACGGACCCGCTGATGAAGCTCGTCGGCGACATCGCCGGCGGCGCCGGCGACCTGGGAGGCAAGCTCCGCGACAAGTTCACCGGTGCGGCCGGCGGCAACGGCGGTGCCACGCGCAAGGGCGGAAAGGCCACGGACGCTACGGACGGCCCTGAGGGGACGTGGCGGCGTCCGGGCCCGGAGGAGGGGTCGGGGACGGAGAGCTGA